The Fluviicola sp. genome contains a region encoding:
- a CDS encoding copper resistance protein NlpE N-terminal domain-containing protein, translating to MNSLFVVTSSVLILGACIEHREDEKKPVKLSAASKEEEKYIRDKDYKVFRIYEGKIPCEDCDGIEQRLVVKGDTMGIFRLTETYKNATEDGDATLVCSGQWKRIRNQSKDLLILSQGGINDSVRRMEYEFHPKEIVQLSLDENRFKNTHAYHLKMVRQSK from the coding sequence ATGAATAGTTTGTTTGTTGTTACGAGTTCAGTATTGATCCTGGGTGCTTGCATTGAGCACCGGGAAGATGAAAAGAAACCGGTAAAACTGTCTGCTGCAAGTAAAGAGGAAGAAAAATACATCCGCGATAAGGATTATAAAGTATTCCGCATTTATGAAGGAAAAATTCCTTGCGAGGATTGCGACGGAATAGAGCAGCGTTTGGTCGTAAAAGGCGATACCATGGGAATTTTCCGCTTGACGGAAACCTATAAAAATGCCACAGAGGACGGCGATGCAACCCTTGTTTGCAGCGGTCAGTGGAAAAGGATCCGCAATCAATCAAAAGACCTGTTGATTTTATCGCAAGGTGGAATCAATGATTCGGTGCGCAGAATGGAATATGAATTCCACCCGAAAGAAATCGTTCAATTGTCGCTGGATGAAAATCGTTTTAAGAATACACATGCTTACCATTTGAAGATGGTCCGGCAATCGAAATGA
- the aspS gene encoding aspartate--tRNA ligase, with amino-acid sequence MYRSHTNGELRATHIGQEVTLAGWVQKSRDLGGMTFVDLRDRYGITQLAFNLEENSDLCLQARKLGREFVIQVKGLVIERSSKNANLPTGEIEIKVSELNLLNAAKTPPFTIEDETDGGEELRAQYRYLDLRRNPVQQKLRLRNHVALETRKYLDSNQFLDVETPYLIKSTPEGARDFVVPSRMNQGEFYALPQSPQTFKQLLMVSGFDRYYQIVKCFRDEDLRADRQPEFTQIDCEMAFVEQEDILNMFEGLIKHLFQTVRGITFEGDFPRMSYAEAMATYGSDKPDIRFDMKFTDLKALSAGKNFQVFDNAEAVIGIAVPGASEYTRKQLDEITDWVKRPQIGALGLVYVKCNTDGTYKSSVDKFYDEAALKSWAEAAGAKAGDLIFVLSGDLDKTRKQMNELRLRMGTELGLRKPDEFKPLWVLDFPLLEWDEENGRYHAMHHPFTSPKPEDFHLIDSEPGKVRANAYDLAMNGVELGGGSIRIHDRALQSRMFELLGFTPEQAQEQFGFLLNAFEYGAPPHGGLAFGLDRLVATMGGSDSIRDYIAFPKNNSGRDVMIDAPSQIDEAQLKELGIKL; translated from the coding sequence ATGTACAGATCACACACAAACGGCGAATTACGCGCCACACATATCGGACAGGAAGTAACATTGGCAGGATGGGTCCAGAAATCAAGAGACCTTGGAGGAATGACCTTTGTTGATTTGCGTGACCGTTATGGAATCACCCAATTGGCTTTCAACCTGGAAGAAAATAGTGATTTGTGCTTGCAGGCCAGAAAATTGGGACGTGAATTCGTGATCCAGGTAAAAGGGTTAGTGATTGAGCGAAGCAGTAAGAATGCGAACCTTCCTACCGGAGAAATTGAGATCAAAGTTTCGGAACTGAACTTACTGAATGCTGCGAAAACTCCTCCATTCACGATTGAAGATGAGACGGATGGTGGAGAAGAATTGCGTGCGCAATACCGCTACCTGGATTTGAGAAGAAACCCGGTGCAGCAGAAATTGCGTTTGCGTAACCACGTAGCATTGGAAACACGTAAATATTTGGATTCAAACCAATTTTTGGATGTAGAAACTCCTTATTTGATCAAATCCACCCCGGAAGGAGCACGCGATTTCGTGGTTCCAAGCCGAATGAACCAGGGCGAATTTTATGCTTTGCCTCAGTCTCCGCAAACATTCAAGCAATTGTTGATGGTTTCCGGTTTCGATCGCTACTATCAGATTGTGAAATGTTTCCGTGACGAGGATTTACGTGCTGACCGTCAGCCGGAATTTACCCAAATCGACTGTGAAATGGCTTTCGTGGAACAGGAAGACATTCTGAACATGTTCGAAGGATTGATCAAACATTTGTTCCAGACCGTTCGCGGGATCACTTTCGAAGGAGATTTCCCGAGAATGAGTTATGCCGAAGCCATGGCAACATACGGATCCGACAAACCGGACATCCGTTTTGATATGAAATTTACAGATCTGAAAGCACTTTCAGCAGGAAAAAACTTCCAGGTATTTGACAATGCGGAAGCTGTGATCGGAATTGCTGTTCCGGGAGCAAGCGAATACACCCGCAAGCAACTCGATGAAATCACCGACTGGGTAAAACGCCCGCAAATCGGTGCGCTTGGGTTGGTTTACGTGAAATGCAACACAGATGGAACCTACAAAAGCTCGGTAGATAAATTCTACGACGAAGCGGCTTTGAAATCCTGGGCGGAAGCTGCAGGTGCAAAAGCAGGAGATTTGATCTTTGTTTTGAGCGGCGACCTGGACAAAACCCGCAAGCAAATGAATGAATTGCGTTTGCGCATGGGAACCGAATTGGGACTTCGCAAACCGGATGAATTCAAGCCTTTATGGGTATTGGATTTCCCGCTGTTGGAATGGGACGAGGAAAATGGCCGTTACCACGCCATGCACCACCCATTCACTTCCCCGAAACCGGAAGATTTCCATTTAATTGATTCCGAGCCGGGTAAAGTACGGGCAAATGCATACGATTTAGCCATGAATGGTGTTGAATTGGGCGGAGGGTCTATCCGTATCCATGACAGAGCTTTGCAATCGCGTATGTTCGAGTTGTTAGGGTTCACGCCGGAGCAGGCACAGGAGCAATTCGGATTCTTACTAAATGCTTTCGAATATGGTGCTCCTCCACACGGTGGACTGGCATTTGGGCTTGACCGTTTGGTAGCAACCATGGGCGGTTCCGACTCCATCCGCGATTACATCGCATTCCCGAAAAACAACAGCGGAAGAGATGTGATGATTGATGCGCCTTCGCAAATTGACGAAGCGCAATTGAAAGAATTGGGGATTAAATTATAA
- a CDS encoding outer membrane beta-barrel protein — MKTGLFITFIFFLFGYANSQEDPDTTTVRMKGKKILIIKNGGDDDDDNDTIDAAPDHKTLKHFEAHWAGVEFGPTVLLNSAMKSSFPNDKQWENDPGRSFSWNFNFAEYKFKIYKNYIGLTTGLGINWTQIGLKNNLLFANSDSLWVMKDTVNDYQKNKLRAVYLTAPIMVEFCTNGESDKGFYLAAGVIGGVRLGSSTKQVIEEDKTKIRTKTKGVYGLNAFRLDAAVKLGYKDIGVFANYNLLPLFDTDKTVGVYPLTFGLTVNF, encoded by the coding sequence ATGAAAACAGGTTTATTTATTACATTTATTTTCTTCCTGTTCGGTTATGCGAACAGCCAGGAAGATCCGGACACAACAACCGTCCGCATGAAGGGAAAAAAGATTTTGATTATCAAGAACGGCGGTGACGATGATGACGACAACGATACCATCGATGCTGCACCCGACCACAAAACCCTGAAACATTTCGAGGCACATTGGGCGGGAGTTGAATTCGGACCAACCGTTTTGTTGAACAGTGCCATGAAAAGCAGTTTCCCGAACGACAAGCAGTGGGAAAATGATCCGGGAAGGTCTTTCAGCTGGAACTTCAACTTTGCAGAATACAAGTTCAAGATCTACAAGAATTACATCGGGTTGACTACCGGTTTGGGGATCAACTGGACACAGATCGGTTTGAAGAATAATTTGTTGTTTGCCAATTCAGATTCCCTGTGGGTGATGAAAGATACGGTAAACGATTACCAGAAAAACAAACTCAGAGCCGTTTACCTGACAGCTCCAATCATGGTCGAGTTCTGTACGAACGGAGAATCTGACAAAGGATTTTACCTCGCTGCGGGTGTAATCGGAGGTGTTCGTTTGGGATCAAGCACCAAACAGGTTATCGAAGAAGACAAGACGAAAATCCGCACAAAAACAAAAGGAGTTTACGGTTTGAATGCATTCCGACTGGATGCAGCAGTTAAACTGGGATACAAAGACATTGGAGTGTTTGCAAATTACAATTTGCTGCCTCTTTTCGACACCGATAAAACGGTCGGAGTTTACCCACTAACATTTGGTTTAACAGTCAATTTTTAG
- a CDS encoding histidine kinase gives MKRFIICLVFIGFAEFIQAQSGCSCKSMQDFIAQRDMDSTAVHKSFSLWKYAKTLEKDKSPRCQAFAFQLKAQVQIKNGQFEDARKSLDREKFILDSIRCKSASYVENNLTLGELLMLQGDYPGSIDAYSKTIRILQRSGNNTMLSRAYLGLSGSYGRSKDKEKAKYYANLAYPIVRVLSDNEAKIDLLGQLSSRYYKLYQLEKDKSYLDSALNTVSFSYVIAKKIQYSESYLQIYNLFEDHAYYNRNFRLALKYLDSALAQTNPEYHWKERGAIYGDISDIYLELKRYDKAYQYADSNLVYAQKIGDPYDVTNALELLYNCAKLSGEYERALVVYEDLSKMKDSVLKIQNDRAYTQLEEKYHRVRKEKSDAEYEQDRRLLQQQQQIGHLKWRLILVGSIIFALLAAYVLMVFRQKSIKQKQKRLEIQQRLNRARINPDFIFNALNQLQNAELSQGTDYKKKIQSFSKLLKQVLDSTHDDFMTLDREIEFLTFYLTLQRDRSKNAFNFSFEVDENLDPSNVCLPTMILQPFVESTVLEGFSNLNKVGELTIRFKLRGLNELAIVIEDNGKGLKAIDSSRASEIINDRLYLLNKLNKTSSSYLIRERSRGGVSVEIFIPLITKAYAEELKKEGF, from the coding sequence ATGAAACGTTTTATTATCTGTCTGGTCTTTATAGGTTTTGCCGAATTCATTCAGGCACAATCCGGTTGCTCGTGCAAATCCATGCAGGATTTCATTGCGCAGCGCGATATGGACAGTACCGCGGTTCACAAATCATTCAGTCTTTGGAAATATGCCAAAACGCTGGAGAAAGACAAGAGCCCGAGATGCCAGGCGTTTGCGTTTCAGTTGAAAGCCCAGGTTCAGATTAAAAACGGACAGTTTGAAGATGCCAGAAAGAGCCTGGACCGCGAAAAGTTTATTTTAGACAGTATTCGCTGCAAATCCGCTTCTTATGTAGAGAATAACCTCACGCTAGGCGAGCTTTTGATGTTGCAGGGAGATTATCCGGGATCCATCGACGCTTACTCGAAAACGATCCGGATTCTTCAAAGGTCGGGAAATAATACGATGCTTTCCAGAGCTTATCTGGGTTTATCTGGTAGTTACGGAAGATCCAAAGACAAGGAAAAAGCGAAATATTACGCCAACCTGGCTTATCCGATCGTCCGGGTTTTATCGGATAACGAAGCAAAGATAGATTTGCTGGGCCAGCTATCTTCCCGCTATTACAAATTGTACCAGCTTGAAAAAGACAAATCTTACCTGGATTCTGCACTGAATACGGTTTCTTTCTCTTATGTAATTGCAAAGAAAATCCAGTATTCGGAAAGTTACCTGCAGATTTACAATTTATTCGAGGACCATGCTTATTACAACCGCAATTTCCGCCTGGCTTTAAAATACCTGGACAGTGCTTTGGCACAAACCAACCCGGAATATCACTGGAAAGAGCGCGGGGCAATCTATGGCGATATCTCAGACATTTACCTGGAATTGAAACGATACGATAAAGCGTACCAATATGCAGATTCCAATTTGGTTTATGCCCAAAAGATCGGTGATCCGTATGACGTGACCAATGCCCTGGAATTGCTTTACAATTGCGCAAAACTGAGCGGGGAATACGAGCGTGCGCTGGTTGTTTACGAGGATCTGTCCAAGATGAAAGACAGCGTTCTGAAGATTCAGAATGACCGGGCCTATACGCAATTGGAAGAAAAGTACCACCGGGTCCGGAAAGAAAAATCGGATGCGGAATACGAACAGGATAGACGTTTGTTGCAGCAACAACAGCAGATCGGACATCTGAAGTGGCGTTTGATCTTAGTAGGAAGTATCATTTTCGCATTGCTTGCAGCGTATGTGTTGATGGTCTTCAGACAAAAATCCATTAAGCAGAAACAAAAGCGCCTGGAAATTCAGCAACGCCTCAACAGGGCACGGATCAACCCGGATTTTATTTTCAATGCACTGAACCAGTTGCAGAATGCCGAACTAAGCCAGGGAACCGATTACAAAAAGAAAATTCAGTCGTTCTCCAAATTGCTGAAACAGGTATTGGACAGCACGCATGACGATTTCATGACACTAGACCGGGAAATCGAATTCCTGACGTTCTACCTGACTTTGCAGAGAGACCGTTCTAAGAATGCCTTTAATTTCTCGTTTGAGGTAGATGAAAACCTGGATCCTTCCAATGTGTGTTTGCCGACTATGATCCTGCAACCTTTTGTGGAAAGTACGGTACTGGAAGGTTTTTCGAACTTAAACAAAGTGGGTGAATTGACAATCCGCTTCAAATTAAGAGGATTGAACGAATTGGCGATCGTTATAGAAGATAACGGAAAAGGGCTGAAAGCAATCGATTCTTCAAGAGCTTCGGAAATTATCAACGATCGTTTATACTTGTTGAACAAACTCAATAAAACAAGTTCTTCCTACCTGATCCGTGAAAGGTCACGGGGCGGAGTTTCCGTAGAGATTTTCATTCCGCTGATCACCAAAGCGTATGCGGAGGAACTGAAGAAAGAAGGATTTTAA
- the ppk1 gene encoding polyphosphate kinase 1, whose translation MVKIQENGSSKHKTHSAKYFNRELSWLAFNDRVLQEALDDEVPLVERLRFLGIYSNNLDEFYRVRVANVKRMIQVDDQKVEGYKGTAEELYEEIRNVVIKQQRKFEHAYASILHKLRLKGVRHYDELTVNDKQKEELKNYFFSSVIHDIVPVLIDKKMPFPRLRDKAIYLAVRMEWDYKRKARFALIEIPNLVSRFYILESEKGKGIILIDDIIRLHLADIFPIFSFDTIEAFTFKFTRDAELNLDDDVSMSFIEKMEKSIKQRKKGEPVRMVYDHRMPQDLLEMLIRSLNLTLGINTIAGGKYHNFKDFMKFPDFGNTDFVYSPYKAVDHPSFHKQHSLIKVILEKDVLLHYPYHRFDHVVDLLREAAIDPKVVSIKINIYRVAKNSQVMNALVNAVRNGKDVTVVLELQARFDEENNLFWSERMREEGAKVLYGPEDLKIHSKLIQIKRVSDKKEQLITYVGTGNFNERSAQVYTDMGLITVNKKIAEEVHEVFHMMEHPLHQYHFKTLIVSPVNARKKYLHLIENETKNAKKGLPAFIHLKINNLVDKQLIDKLYEASQHGVKIKMMVRGICCLVPGIKGLSQNIEVLSVVDRFLEHTRFLVFGNNDKPLHFITSADWMERNLDKRIEVGAPVYDKEIKKLIDLVFSFQWGDREKARIIDKYQKNAYKEATGNEAVIRSQVELQNYYRQLIEHLGY comes from the coding sequence ATGGTAAAAATTCAGGAAAACGGTTCTTCCAAACACAAAACACACAGCGCTAAATATTTCAACCGCGAATTGAGCTGGCTTGCTTTTAATGACCGCGTGCTGCAGGAAGCACTGGATGATGAAGTTCCGCTGGTAGAGCGTTTACGCTTTTTGGGAATTTATTCGAATAACCTCGATGAATTTTACCGGGTTCGTGTTGCGAATGTCAAGCGCATGATCCAGGTAGATGATCAAAAAGTAGAAGGCTACAAAGGAACAGCCGAAGAATTATATGAAGAAATCCGGAATGTAGTGATTAAGCAGCAACGCAAGTTCGAGCATGCTTATGCTTCTATTCTTCACAAATTAAGACTGAAAGGAGTCCGGCATTACGATGAACTGACCGTCAACGATAAACAGAAAGAAGAATTAAAGAATTACTTCTTTTCTTCGGTTATTCACGACATTGTGCCGGTACTGATCGATAAAAAAATGCCTTTTCCCAGATTGCGTGACAAGGCCATTTACCTGGCAGTGCGCATGGAATGGGATTACAAACGGAAAGCGCGCTTTGCCTTGATTGAGATTCCCAACCTGGTTTCGCGGTTCTACATCCTGGAATCCGAAAAAGGAAAAGGAATTATTCTCATCGACGACATTATCCGCCTGCACCTGGCAGATATCTTCCCGATCTTTTCCTTTGATACGATAGAAGCCTTTACATTCAAATTCACCCGGGATGCCGAACTGAACCTCGATGATGATGTTTCCATGTCTTTCATTGAGAAAATGGAGAAAAGCATCAAGCAGCGCAAAAAAGGCGAGCCGGTCAGAATGGTTTACGATCACCGTATGCCACAGGATTTGCTGGAAATGCTGATCCGGAGTTTGAACCTGACATTGGGAATCAATACCATCGCGGGCGGAAAATACCACAACTTCAAGGATTTCATGAAATTCCCGGATTTCGGGAATACCGATTTTGTGTATTCACCCTACAAGGCGGTGGACCATCCGAGTTTTCACAAACAACACAGTTTGATTAAAGTCATTCTCGAGAAGGATGTGTTATTGCATTATCCTTACCACCGCTTCGATCACGTAGTGGATTTGCTCCGGGAAGCAGCTATTGATCCGAAAGTGGTTTCTATCAAGATTAATATTTACCGCGTTGCGAAGAATTCACAGGTTATGAATGCGCTGGTAAATGCGGTTAGAAATGGAAAAGATGTGACGGTAGTTCTGGAACTACAGGCGCGTTTTGACGAAGAAAACAACCTGTTCTGGTCTGAAAGAATGCGAGAAGAAGGCGCCAAGGTTCTTTACGGCCCGGAAGACCTGAAAATCCATTCCAAACTGATCCAGATCAAACGGGTTTCCGACAAAAAGGAACAACTGATCACCTACGTGGGAACCGGGAATTTCAATGAGCGCTCGGCACAGGTATATACGGATATGGGACTGATTACTGTCAATAAGAAAATTGCGGAAGAAGTACACGAGGTTTTTCACATGATGGAACATCCGTTGCACCAGTACCATTTCAAAACGCTGATCGTTTCCCCGGTAAATGCCCGGAAAAAGTACCTGCACCTCATTGAGAACGAAACCAAAAATGCCAAAAAAGGATTACCGGCGTTCATTCATCTGAAAATCAACAACCTGGTAGATAAGCAACTGATAGATAAACTTTACGAAGCTTCCCAGCACGGTGTGAAGATAAAAATGATGGTTCGCGGCATATGCTGCCTGGTTCCAGGAATTAAAGGCCTGAGCCAAAATATCGAGGTTCTGAGCGTGGTAGACCGTTTCCTGGAACATACCCGCTTCCTGGTTTTCGGAAACAACGACAAACCGCTTCATTTCATTACTTCTGCGGATTGGATGGAGCGAAACCTCGACAAGCGCATTGAAGTAGGAGCACCGGTTTACGATAAAGAGATCAAGAAACTCATTGACCTGGTATTTTCCTTTCAATGGGGCGACCGGGAAAAAGCACGGATTATTGATAAATACCAGAAGAACGCATACAAAGAAGCAACTGGAAACGAAGCTGTCATCCGGTCACAGGTTGAATTGCAGAATTATTACCGGCAATTGATAGAGCATTTGGGATATTGA
- a CDS encoding ABC transporter substrate-binding protein codes for MFKRFVLISMIAVGFVGCTDDSVNVEDLKAIGGARYGGTFRFMSSEKIETLIPLQATTLYIQRITSQLFDPILRLDASGSKVIPSVAESFTVSPDGKSYTLNIRKGIYFHPDECLDGEGRELTAEDVKFTLDMSCSGLKLNEISFMLNDRVVGASEFNKATKTQFKAGGVSGIKVLDRYKVQINLVEAFAGFDKLLTYSGFGVFPKEAYDFYKDDIKKHPVGTGPFMLEEFSGKGLKMKRNPNYWAKDQFGNQLPFLAAIELSYTKNKRSELIAFRERKIDLVLEIPREDVDNILGSLQEAQEGKTVKHKVDSKQSFSVTFLGMSQRNPVLKDDRVRRALNHAIDRKSLVDRTLLGEGYPVLNGFIPNTEFFPANRVKGPDFNLNKANALLAQAGYANGEGFPELVIYVSGNKDAANHLLAKGISKQLKENLGIITSVELIDFDKRNEYVKSGKASLWVSGWIADYPDGESFLSIFYGKYANLNSEFMNPFKYRNARFDDLYVRLNKELDPKKRTDIMVECDQQIVDDAVVLPLINDDFITMINSRVRNFKTNSLENLDFSSIFIKEPKGSE; via the coding sequence ATGTTTAAACGGTTCGTTCTTATTTCCATGATCGCTGTCGGGTTTGTCGGCTGCACAGATGACTCTGTGAACGTTGAAGATCTGAAAGCAATAGGTGGCGCACGGTACGGAGGAACATTCCGGTTCATGTCTTCGGAAAAAATCGAAACACTCATTCCGCTTCAGGCCACCACTCTTTATATTCAGCGAATTACATCCCAGCTTTTCGATCCGATTTTGCGCTTAGATGCTTCGGGGTCCAAAGTCATCCCATCTGTTGCCGAAAGTTTTACGGTTTCTCCAGACGGGAAATCCTATACCCTGAATATCCGGAAAGGAATTTACTTTCACCCGGATGAATGCCTGGACGGTGAAGGCAGGGAATTAACGGCGGAAGATGTGAAATTCACCTTGGACATGTCCTGCAGCGGATTGAAATTAAACGAAATCAGCTTCATGCTGAACGATCGTGTAGTAGGCGCTTCCGAATTCAACAAGGCAACCAAAACACAATTCAAAGCGGGCGGAGTTTCCGGTATCAAAGTATTGGACCGCTATAAAGTACAGATCAACCTGGTTGAAGCATTTGCAGGATTCGATAAGCTATTGACTTATTCCGGTTTCGGGGTCTTTCCGAAGGAAGCTTATGATTTCTACAAAGACGATATCAAAAAACACCCGGTGGGAACAGGTCCTTTCATGTTGGAAGAATTCTCCGGGAAAGGGTTGAAAATGAAACGCAATCCGAATTACTGGGCAAAAGACCAGTTCGGGAACCAGCTTCCTTTCCTTGCCGCAATCGAGTTGAGCTATACCAAAAACAAGCGCAGCGAGCTCATTGCGTTCCGCGAAAGAAAAATTGATCTGGTACTTGAGATTCCGAGAGAAGACGTGGACAATATCCTCGGATCGCTCCAGGAAGCGCAGGAAGGAAAGACCGTGAAGCATAAAGTGGATTCCAAGCAATCTTTTTCGGTAACCTTCCTGGGAATGTCTCAAAGGAATCCTGTTCTGAAGGATGATCGTGTCAGAAGAGCATTGAATCATGCCATTGACCGTAAGAGCCTCGTTGATCGCACCTTATTGGGAGAAGGATATCCGGTTTTGAACGGATTTATTCCAAACACCGAATTCTTTCCTGCAAATCGTGTAAAAGGCCCGGACTTTAATTTAAACAAAGCAAACGCCTTACTTGCCCAGGCCGGATACGCTAACGGAGAAGGTTTCCCGGAACTGGTGATTTACGTAAGCGGGAATAAAGATGCGGCAAACCATTTACTGGCAAAGGGAATCTCCAAACAACTGAAGGAGAACCTGGGAATTATCACTTCGGTGGAATTGATCGATTTCGACAAAAGAAATGAGTATGTAAAATCAGGAAAAGCCAGCTTGTGGGTTTCCGGATGGATCGCAGATTACCCGGACGGAGAAAGCTTCCTGAGTATTTTCTACGGAAAATATGCGAACCTGAATTCCGAGTTCATGAACCCGTTCAAATACCGGAATGCCCGCTTCGATGACTTGTATGTGCGCCTTAATAAAGAACTGGATCCCAAAAAACGCACAGATATTATGGTGGAATGCGACCAGCAAATTGTGGATGATGCGGTTGTCCTTCCTCTTATAAATGATGACTTTATCACGATGATTAATTCACGCGTTCGAAATTTTAAGACAAATTCTTTGGAGAATCTGGATTTTTCAAGTATATTTATAAAAGAACCAAAGGGTTCAGAATAA
- the trpS gene encoding tryptophan--tRNA ligase — MARVLTGIQSTGTPHLGNLLGAILPAIEMAKDQQNDSFLFIANLHTLTQIKDAELMRENTYSTAAVWLACGLDPELTTFYRQSDVAEVTELMWHLLCFFPYQRLTLAHSFKDKADYLSDVNAGLFTYPILMAADILLYDAEVVPVGKDQQQHLEISRDVAVKFNLKMGETFVLPDAKINEATQIIPGTDGEKMSKSRNNTINIFLPEKQLKKQVMSIVTDSKGLEEPKDPDTCHIFRLYELLASPSEIKTMRANYLGGNYGYGHAKNSLLELILTKFSTEREKYDALMADKSQIDKALEIGASKARTIAQETLKRVRSKVGY, encoded by the coding sequence ATGGCACGAGTTCTTACAGGTATACAAAGCACGGGAACCCCGCATTTGGGAAATTTGCTCGGTGCGATCTTACCTGCAATTGAGATGGCAAAGGATCAGCAGAATGATTCCTTTCTTTTCATCGCAAACCTGCACACGCTGACACAGATCAAAGATGCAGAGTTGATGCGCGAAAACACTTATTCTACGGCTGCTGTTTGGTTAGCATGTGGATTGGATCCTGAGCTTACCACTTTCTACAGGCAAAGTGACGTAGCGGAAGTAACCGAACTGATGTGGCATTTATTGTGTTTTTTTCCTTACCAGCGTTTAACGCTCGCTCACAGTTTTAAAGACAAAGCAGACTATTTATCCGATGTAAATGCCGGGTTGTTCACCTACCCCATTCTCATGGCAGCGGATATTCTTTTATATGACGCGGAAGTGGTTCCGGTTGGAAAAGATCAGCAGCAACACCTGGAAATATCACGGGATGTAGCAGTGAAATTCAACCTGAAAATGGGTGAAACTTTTGTCCTTCCGGATGCAAAGATTAACGAAGCAACACAAATCATTCCCGGAACAGACGGCGAAAAAATGAGTAAGTCGCGCAACAACACGATCAATATTTTCCTGCCTGAAAAACAGTTGAAAAAGCAGGTGATGTCCATCGTTACCGACAGCAAAGGACTCGAAGAACCGAAAGATCCGGATACTTGTCATATTTTCCGTTTGTACGAATTACTGGCTTCCCCTTCCGAGATTAAAACCATGCGCGCCAATTATTTGGGTGGCAATTACGGATACGGACATGCAAAAAATTCACTTTTGGAATTGATTTTGACCAAATTTTCAACAGAAAGAGAAAAATACGATGCCCTAATGGCGGATAAGTCTCAGATTGATAAAGCCTTAGAAATAGGGGCTTCCAAAGCGAGAACTATTGCGCAGGAGACTCTAAAACGTGTTCGCAGTAAAGTTGGATACTAA
- a CDS encoding lysophospholipid acyltransferase family protein produces the protein MKQFLGVLSLCYKFYVGLIFVATLLFFYPFICLTLSRVSWRKWSFPINVVWSFTVRLLCVIWVHRLRRVKLPKGPYLIVSNHTSYFDIFIMYSILPTHRFLFMGKSEILSYPLVKTFFKKLNIPVHRNDRMKAAKSFIQAKTAVQCGWSIVIFPEGGIPDDNLPEMVEFKSGAFKLSKNAQIPIVPITFLDHYHMFSDPDQLLGYAHPGISRIYMHDVISVEQQNELTEAELSDLVFAILAGPLRERGLMKK, from the coding sequence GTGAAGCAGTTCCTGGGAGTCTTAAGTTTATGTTACAAGTTTTATGTCGGGCTGATCTTCGTAGCGACACTCCTGTTCTTTTATCCGTTTATTTGTCTGACACTTTCCCGCGTTTCCTGGCGTAAATGGAGTTTTCCGATTAATGTAGTCTGGAGTTTTACCGTGCGCCTTTTGTGTGTGATTTGGGTTCACCGGCTCAGAAGGGTGAAATTGCCCAAAGGTCCTTACCTCATAGTTTCGAACCACACTTCTTACTTTGATATTTTCATCATGTATTCCATTTTACCTACACACCGGTTTTTGTTCATGGGTAAAAGTGAGATTCTGAGTTATCCGCTGGTAAAGACTTTTTTCAAGAAACTGAATATTCCGGTTCACCGCAACGACAGGATGAAAGCGGCAAAATCATTCATTCAGGCAAAGACCGCGGTTCAGTGTGGCTGGTCCATTGTAATTTTCCCTGAAGGTGGAATCCCCGACGATAACCTGCCGGAAATGGTGGAGTTTAAATCCGGTGCATTCAAATTATCCAAGAATGCGCAAATCCCGATTGTTCCGATTACGTTTTTAGATCATTACCACATGTTCTCCGATCCGGATCAGCTTTTGGGTTACGCGCACCCGGGAATTTCGCGGATTTATATGCACGATGTTATTTCGGTGGAACAACAGAACGAACTCACGGAAGCTGAATTGTCGGACCTGGTTTTCGCTATTTTAGCCGGGCCGCTCAGAGAAAGAGGGTTGATGAAGAAATGA
- the gatC gene encoding Asp-tRNA(Asn)/Glu-tRNA(Gln) amidotransferase subunit GatC: protein MEKISEETIDHIAHLSRLRFEGDDKVAIRQDLDKIIGFMGKLSEIPTDDVEPLIFMSDEVNVLRDDEPEVTVTQAEALKNAPKKDSDYFRIAKVLDK from the coding sequence ATGGAAAAGATTTCAGAAGAAACAATTGATCACATTGCGCACTTATCAAGATTGCGTTTTGAAGGAGACGATAAAGTAGCCATCCGCCAGGATTTGGATAAAATTATCGGTTTCATGGGTAAATTGTCTGAAATTCCTACCGATGATGTGGAACCGTTGATCTTTATGAGCGACGAAGTCAATGTGCTTCGGGATGATGAGCCGGAAGTAACCGTAACACAGGCTGAAGCATTGAAAAATGCACCGAAGAAAGATTCCGATTATTTCCGCATTGCGAAGGTATTGGATAAGTAA